GCGGGTGCCCGGAGCCTGCCGGATCGGGCCCGAGGGGGCCGGGCTGAAGATCGCCCTGACCACCCTCAACACCGGCCGCCTCTCGCTGCCCGCGATGTGCGTCGGCGTCGGCAAGTGGTCGCTGAAGATCGCCCGGGAATGGTCCGCCGTACGCGAGCAGTGGGGCCGGCCCGTCGCCCGGCACGAGGCGGTCGGCTCCAAGATCTCGTTCATCGCGGCCACCACCTTCGCCCTGGAGGCCATCGTCGACCTCTCCTCGCAGATGGCCGACGAGGACCGCAACGACATCCGCATCGAGGCCGCCCTCGCCAAGCTGTACGGCTCCGAGATGGGCTGGCTGATCGCCGACGAACTGGTCCAGATCCGCGGCGGCCGCGGCTTCGAGACCGCCGCGTCGCTGGCCGCCCGCGGGGAGCGGCCCGTGCCGGCCGAGCAGATGCTCCGGGACATGCGGATCAACCGGATCTTCGAGGGCTCCACCGAGATCATGCACCTGCTGATCGCCCGCGAGGCCGTCGACGCCCACCTCAAGGTCGCCGGCGACCTCATCGATCCCGACAAGCCGCTCTCGGCCAAGGCGAAAGCGGGAGCCAACGCCGCCGGGTTCTACGCCCGCTGGCTGCCCAAACTCGTCGCCGGGCCGGGGCAACTGCCGCGTACGTACGCCGAGTTCCACCCGGTCGGTCATCGCGACCTCTCCGGGCACCTCCGGTACGTCGAGCGGTGCTCGCGCAAGCTCGCCCGGTCCACCTTCTACGCCATGTCCCGCTGGCAGGGCCGGATGGAGACCAAACAGGGCTTCCTCGGCCGGATCGTCGACATCGGCGCCGAACTCTTCGCCATGAGCGCCGCCTGCGTCCGCGCCGAACATCTGCGCGGGGCGGGGGAGCACGGCCGCGAGGCCTACCAGCTCGCGGACGCCTTCTGCGAGCAGGCCCGCATCCGGGTCGAGGAGCTGTTCACCCGCCTGTGGTCCAACACCGACGACCTCGACCGGCGCGTGGTCGACGGCGTCCTGTCCGGGACGTACACCTGGCTGGAGGAGGGCGTCATCGACCCGAGCGGTGAGGGCCCCTGGATCGCCGACGCCACCCCGGGCCCCTCCGTCGAGGAGAACCAGCACCGGCCGGTGCGCTAGGTCCTGTCGTCGAACTGCCGCCTGCCGCGTGACGGCGGCAGTTCGACGACAGGCCCCAGGCGCGCCACCGTACGGGTGCGTCCACCGCGTCCACGCACCGGACGCACCCTGCCGGCCCCGCGCGCCGCAGGGCAGGATGAGGGCCGTGACCGTCATCGACATACCCGGCTCCAAGTCCGTCACCGCCCGCGCCCTCTTCCTGGCCGCCGCCGCCGACGGCACCACCACCCTGCTGAGGCCGCTGCGCTCGGACGACACCGAGGGCTTCGCCGAAGGTCTGAAGAGCCTCGGTTACGTGGTCGAGCAGGAGGCCGACCGCTGGCGCGTCCAGGGGCGCCCGGCCGGGCCCGCCGCCACCGACGCCGACGTCTACTGCCGCGACGGCGCGACCACCGCCCGCTTCCTGCCCACCCTCGTCGCGGCCGCCGCCTCCGGCACGTACCGCTTCGACGCCTCCGCCCAGATGCGCCGCCGCCCGCTCGCCCCGCTCACCCGGGCCCTCACCGCCCTCGGCGTCGACCTGCGCCACGGGGGAGCGGAGGGGCACCACCCGCTGACCGTGCGCGCCGCCGGGATCGAGGGCGGTGAACTCACCCTGGACGCGAGGGAGTCGTCCCAGTACCTCACCGCGCTGCTGATGCTCGGGCCGCTCACCGCGAAGGGGCTGCGCATCGAGGTCACCGAGCTGGTCTCCGCGCCGT
This sequence is a window from Streptomyces parvus. Protein-coding genes within it:
- a CDS encoding acyl-CoA dehydrogenase family protein, which produces MSAPHNTPQVPKAPKVTEREARRVAEAAREQDWRKPSFAKELFLGRFRLDLIHPHPLPPPDDIRRGEEFLARLRAFCERRIDGARIEREAKIPDEVISGLKELGALGMKIETKYGGLGLTQVYYNKALALVGSASPAIGALLSAHQSIGVPQPLKTFGTQEQKDVYLPRLATTDISAFLLTEPDVGSDPARLATTAVPDGPDYLLDGVKLWTTNGVVADLLVVMARVPASEGHPGGITAFVVEADAPGVTVEHRNAFMGLRGIENGVTRFHQVRVPGACRIGPEGAGLKIALTTLNTGRLSLPAMCVGVGKWSLKIAREWSAVREQWGRPVARHEAVGSKISFIAATTFALEAIVDLSSQMADEDRNDIRIEAALAKLYGSEMGWLIADELVQIRGGRGFETAASLAARGERPVPAEQMLRDMRINRIFEGSTEIMHLLIAREAVDAHLKVAGDLIDPDKPLSAKAKAGANAAGFYARWLPKLVAGPGQLPRTYAEFHPVGHRDLSGHLRYVERCSRKLARSTFYAMSRWQGRMETKQGFLGRIVDIGAELFAMSAACVRAEHLRGAGEHGREAYQLADAFCEQARIRVEELFTRLWSNTDDLDRRVVDGVLSGTYTWLEEGVIDPSGEGPWIADATPGPSVEENQHRPVR